Proteins encoded in a region of the Stieleria neptunia genome:
- a CDS encoding metallophosphoesterase, with protein sequence METTIPTADRVVVISDLHITPAARMGNFDAGGSLVRWAKRLLADEPKNQILVLNGDIVDFLLLESRPARFELSTAPALVATTLDRIAKQMPWASDWRAGLRAWLALDNRIVLLSGNHDPEWLHPDTTTILRRWIAGSDAQASEDDRIEIWRHAKPWLAKVGRWDVVVAHGHRADPVNDIDPHVVHQALADGQSDLRMPAGSELVLGPINVFKRAMDPISGRRRFPFLDSVKPEFPGVLLLLLYLDAGLVRKNLPDQLRPLLRVLMKQIRGQLFGGAGLAVADASNVSDAIAEQMGQMMAQHVWESIDESDRKANVATMYKLEQCLKQSPIEPESDQPIGLLASHGGFEKTFLRAWLRAERTTSTTFFDTAKASGMDREIMNSGFAMSNGPNAVVAGHTHAARRIDQSANHVYLNSGTWTRLLDLSRFDDSDESMIELIDAIEHDQIELMERRSWVEILPTGPTLHLSDS encoded by the coding sequence ATGGAGACGACCATTCCCACAGCGGATCGCGTGGTTGTGATTTCAGACCTGCACATCACTCCAGCCGCACGGATGGGGAATTTTGATGCTGGCGGATCACTGGTCCGGTGGGCGAAGCGACTGCTCGCCGACGAACCGAAGAACCAAATCCTGGTACTCAACGGGGACATCGTCGATTTTTTGCTGTTGGAGTCCCGGCCCGCTCGTTTCGAACTTTCCACCGCCCCCGCACTGGTCGCAACGACGCTCGATCGGATCGCCAAACAGATGCCATGGGCCTCGGATTGGAGGGCCGGATTGCGGGCGTGGTTGGCACTCGACAACCGAATCGTCCTCTTGTCGGGAAACCATGACCCAGAGTGGTTGCACCCGGACACCACAACCATCCTTCGTCGCTGGATTGCCGGTAGTGATGCACAGGCATCAGAAGACGATCGCATTGAGATCTGGCGGCACGCCAAGCCGTGGCTGGCAAAGGTCGGACGATGGGATGTGGTTGTGGCGCACGGACATCGTGCCGATCCGGTCAACGACATCGACCCTCATGTTGTGCATCAAGCCTTGGCCGATGGTCAATCCGATCTCCGCATGCCCGCCGGCAGCGAATTGGTTCTGGGGCCGATCAACGTGTTCAAACGGGCGATGGACCCGATCAGTGGCCGACGACGATTCCCCTTCCTCGATTCGGTCAAACCCGAGTTTCCCGGGGTTTTGTTGTTGTTGCTGTACTTGGATGCAGGGCTTGTCAGAAAGAACCTTCCGGACCAATTGAGACCACTCCTGCGGGTCTTGATGAAGCAGATTCGCGGACAGCTTTTCGGAGGAGCGGGTTTGGCGGTGGCAGACGCGTCAAACGTCAGTGACGCCATCGCCGAGCAAATGGGGCAGATGATGGCCCAGCACGTCTGGGAGTCGATTGATGAATCTGATCGGAAGGCGAATGTCGCAACGATGTACAAGCTGGAACAATGCCTGAAACAGTCCCCGATCGAACCTGAGTCGGATCAACCGATCGGTCTACTCGCAAGTCACGGCGGTTTTGAAAAAACATTTCTTCGTGCCTGGCTGCGCGCCGAGCGTACGACATCGACAACGTTTTTTGATACCGCGAAAGCCAGCGGCATGGATCGCGAAATCATGAACTCGGGATTCGCAATGTCAAATGGCCCGAACGCCGTCGTTGCGGGCCACACCCATGCGGCGCGACGAATCGATCAGTCTGCAAACCACGTGTACTTGAATTCAGGAACCTGGACCCGCCTCTTGGATCTGTCGCGATTTGACGATTCGGACGAATCCATGATTGAACTGATCGATGCGATCGAACACGACCAGATTGAATTGATGGAGCGTCGTAGCTGGGTGGAAATTTTGCCTACCGGTCCGACACTGCATCTTTCTGATTCGTAG